Proteins from a single region of Mytilus trossulus isolate FHL-02 chromosome 2, PNRI_Mtr1.1.1.hap1, whole genome shotgun sequence:
- the LOC134705326 gene encoding muscarinic acetylcholine receptor M4-like, with protein METNFSCCNTSDDVDKSLTPGRIIIGTFLVLITAFTVFGNILVLVAVKREKQLQTKFNTYIVNLAVTDLTVALSAMSFYTTDNILGYWPFGKFLCGVWIFNDYGMTFASVFTIIVISIDRFWAVTWPNHYKNHHTKKKCAVSIAIIWICMVVLWLPSCIVDRVSHADIDGTVCIWDPALNQKFVIVIAIIGHHGSFFVILFCYIRVFYTLRTRNSIARRIRPTPVTVQNLSVIYPSTIETKVSSPETKYDDLSSLEITGDHLKPGNVRKNSNPGSTGVHATTSKSEHAESEKKTHVSTRDRRAFVTLTYIIIGYVICWFPFHIVFDVSAVKPDAVSHTVYLITFWLTYINSTINPFLYNFSNPEFRKAFKKILLRRK; from the exons ATGGAAACTAATTTTAGCTGTTGTAACACATCTGATGATGTAGACAAATCTCTAACACCTGGACGGATAATCATTGGCACATTTCTCGTTTTAATTACTGCCTTTACTGTGTTTGGAAATATTCTTGTTTTGGTTGCAgtgaaaagagaaaaacaactgcaaacaaaatttaataccTATATAGTTAATTTAGCAGTGACCGATTTAACTGTAGCTTTATCTGCAATGAGTTTCTATACAACTGATAATATTTTGGGATATTGGCCATTCGGAAAGTTCCTCTGTGGAGTGTGGATTTTCAACGATTATGGAATGACATTTGCCTCCGTTTTTACTATAATTGTAATATCAATCGACAGGTTCTGGGCAGTAACATGGCCGAATCACTACAAAAACCACCATACAAAGAAAAAGTGTGCGGTATCAATTGCAATTATATG GATATGTATGGTAGTTCTGTGGCTTCCTTCCTGTATTGTGGACCGGGTTAGTCATGCAGATATAGATGGTACTGTTTGTATATGGGATCCAGCTCTGAATCAAAAATTTGTTATTGTCATAGCAATAATAGGTCATCATGGGTCATTCTTTGTAATACTGTTCTGCTATATTCGTGTATTTTACACTCTTAGAACGCGAAATAGTATTGCAAGAAGAATAAGACCAACGCCAGTTACAGTTCAAAATCTCTCTGTTATTTACCCCTCTACAATAGAAACAAAAGTGTCTTCACCGGAAACGAAATACGATGACTTATCATCACTAGAAATCACTGGAGATCATTTAAAACCTGGAAACGTAAGAAAAAACTCGAATCCAGGATCAACAGGAGTACATGCAACAACAAGTAAAAGCGAACATGCAGAATCtgagaaaaaaacacatgtttcaACTCGAGACAGGAGAGCATTCGTCACACTGACGTACATTATTATAGGTTATGTAATATGTTGGTTTCCTTTTCATATAGTGTTTGACGTAAGTGCTGTCAAACCAGACGCTGTTTCACACACGGTGTACTTAATTACATTCTGGTTAACTTATATTAACTCTACTATAAATccatttttgtataattttagtAACCCCGAATTTCGTAAAgcgtttaaaaaaatc